The sequence GGGCCTGGTCGCCGTGACCGGCTGGACCATCCTGGACCCGGTGATGGCGATGCTGGTGGCCCTGAATATCCTGTGGGTGGGGTGGCGTCTGGTCGGAACCTCGCTGCGCAGCCTGCTCGACGAGGCCGCGCCACCTGAGACCCAGGCGCTGATCCGCCGCCTGGTGGCCGAACACGCCGAGGGTGCCCTGGAGGCCCACGACCTGCGCACCCGTCACGCGGGGCGACTGACCTTTATCGACTTTCACCTGGTGGTGCCGGAACACCTCACGGTGGGGCAGGCCCACGCCATCTGTGACCGGCTGGAACAGGTGATCGAACAGGAAGTGCCGGAGAGTGAGGTCACCATCCACGTCGAGCCGGAGAGCGCGGCCAAACACCGGGGCGTCCTCGTCCTGTGACCTGGCGGGTCCGCACCTGGTGACCCCCGGCGCGCTCCTTTTGGGCACTGCCCATGAGTGGATGCCCGCCTGACCCTACCCGTCGCCAGGTCACTGGAGGCCGAAGGGATTGACAGCCTGGCCCTGCTGGTACAGGCGGTAGTCGACGTGTGCGCCCGTGCTGTTGCCGGTGCTCCCTACCCGAGCGATCATCTGACCAGCCGCCACCCGTGCACCCACAGCCACGAGGTTGACACTGTTGTGGCTGTAGCGGGTGGTGCGGCCGCTCCCGTGGTCGAGCACGACCGTCCAGCCCCACCCGGTCTGACCATCGAAGCGGGATTCGATGACGTTGCCGGGCAGGGTCGCGCGGATGGGGGTTCCAGCCGGGGCGGCGAGGTCCAGGCCTGAGTGAGCGGCCCGGAAGGGCGTGGTGAGGCGGCCCTGGACCGGCAGCGCACCATTGACACGGACGGAAGCGGGGCGAACCACGGCTGTGGCAGACGTGCGGGTGCGGACACTGACAGCCAGCGGCAAGGTGAGACGCTGGCCCACCTGCAGCGGCAGGCGGGGATTGACCTTCGGGTTGGCCTGGAGCAGCGCGCTCAGGGTGACGCCCTGCCTCTGCGCGAGCTGCGACAGGGTGTCACCCCGGCGCACCGTCCATGTCGGTGCCATCGGCGTGGGCAGGCGGAGAAGCGTGCCAGCAAGCAACCGCTGGGGATTCAGCCCGGGATTGGCGCGGCTGAGGGCCTGCGGCGTGGTGCCGTACCGGACAGCAACACGGGTGAGGGTGTCCCCCGGTTGCACCTTGACGGTGCTGGCGGCAGCGAGGCTCAGCCCCATCAAGGCCAGCACGGTGAAGAAATAACTCCGCATAAACGTGCGGTACCCTACCAGGAGTGCCTAAAAGTTTGATGAATGAGCAACTATGCAGCTAAAGCAGGCGCTGAAGTGACGCGGCAGTCGTGCCCAGCACATGCTGAATGAAACGGACCCTGTCCGGGCGTGGTCTGGGGCAGCAAGTGGATCTGCTCTGCAATGGCCTTGTTGGGCCGGGCAGTGCCTTGTGTCCACGTGCTCTCATGGGGAGGTGCGGTGGCCTTTCGTCGTTCACCGCCGCCTGGACGTTGCCCAGCCGCAAGTTTGCCTTGCCCAAGCCTCAGCAGGGGTAGGGGTCGTTGGGACGAGACCGAGTTCCTGCCCCCTGTGAAACGTTTTCCCCGTGCAGACGGGGATGTCTGCATCTATCCGGCGCAGTGCCGTTTTCATTCGTGCAGCTCAAAGTTTGAGGGGTTCCACCAGAGTTGGAACGGGAATTGGCGCTCAGCCCGGACGGCCGCCCCCGAGGTTTGGGCAACCATCCGCGCGTTTCCCAGCGGATAAACAAATTATCCACTTGCTTTGCAAAGCAAATAGTTGTAGGATGACTACAGATGAAGCGGTGACTGTGGCCCGCCGCCGAAGGAGGACCGATGCCCCAACTGTCTGACACCGAGATGCGCGCCTGGCAGGGTTTCCTGCATACCCACGACACCCTCTGGAAGACCCTGGACACTGAACTGGCGCGCGAGTTCGACCTGAGTCTGCCTGCTTACGAGCTGTTGCTCACCCTGGAAGAGGCGGGGGAGGCGGGTCTGCGCATGACTGACCTCGCCCGCAGCCTGCGCTTCTCGGGAGGCGGGCTGACCCGGCTGGTGGACCGGCTCCAGCAGGGCGGCCTGCTCGAACGCCGCCGCTGCGCGACCGATGGCCGTGGCTTCGAGGCTGTGCTGACCCCGGAGGGTCGCCGCCTGCTGAAGCGCGTCCACGTCAAGCACCTCCAGGCCGTACGCGCCCTG is a genomic window of Deinococcus carri containing:
- a CDS encoding peptidoglycan DD-metalloendopeptidase family protein, producing MRSYFFTVLALMGLSLAAASTVKVQPGDTLTRVAVRYGTTPQALSRANPGLNPQRLLAGTLLRLPTPMAPTWTVRRGDTLSQLAQRQGVTLSALLQANPKVNPRLPLQVGQRLTLPLAVSVRTRTSATAVVRPASVRVNGALPVQGRLTTPFRAAHSGLDLAAPAGTPIRATLPGNVIESRFDGQTGWGWTVVLDHGSGRTTRYSHNSVNLVAVGARVAAGQMIARVGSTGNSTGAHVDYRLYQQGQAVNPFGLQ
- a CDS encoding MarR family transcriptional regulator, whose product is MPQLSDTEMRAWQGFLHTHDTLWKTLDTELAREFDLSLPAYELLLTLEEAGEAGLRMTDLARSLRFSGGGLTRLVDRLQQGGLLERRRCATDGRGFEAVLTPEGRRLLKRVHVKHLQAVRALFLDRLTPEEQNTLAAIWDRLQSPPQEKPL